In the Enterococcus saigonensis genome, one interval contains:
- a CDS encoding ABC transporter ATP-binding protein: MENIVEIKNVKKTYGTGNQKKTEALKGISFDVEKGEFIGIMGASGSGKSTLLNILSTLDKPTAGNVTINQKDVTKLKGNQLADFRSEEIGFIFQDFNLLENMTAAENIAVPLSLQGVKPKEIKQRVKKIAERLSITHILDSYPAAISGGQKQRVAAARALITQPTILLGDEPTGALDSKSARDLLDTMEELNVKDRVSILLVTHDPFSASYCQSILFIKDGVIHQELKRDEQTREEFYREILALLAEQ; encoded by the coding sequence ATGGAAAATATAGTAGAAATTAAAAACGTCAAAAAAACGTATGGTACAGGGAATCAAAAGAAAACAGAAGCATTAAAAGGAATCTCTTTTGATGTGGAAAAGGGTGAATTTATTGGGATTATGGGGGCTTCTGGTTCTGGTAAATCCACGTTATTAAATATTTTGTCAACTTTGGACAAACCAACTGCTGGAAATGTTACCATCAATCAAAAGGATGTAACTAAATTAAAAGGAAATCAATTGGCGGATTTTCGAAGTGAAGAAATTGGCTTTATTTTCCAAGATTTCAATCTTTTAGAGAATATGACGGCGGCAGAAAATATTGCAGTTCCTTTGTCATTACAAGGAGTAAAGCCTAAGGAAATCAAACAGCGAGTGAAAAAAATTGCAGAACGATTATCCATCACACATATTTTAGACAGCTATCCTGCTGCGATTTCCGGTGGACAAAAACAACGGGTTGCAGCAGCGCGGGCATTAATTACACAACCGACTATTTTATTAGGTGATGAACCAACAGGAGCTCTCGACTCTAAAAGCGCACGAGATTTATTGGATACTATGGAAGAATTAAATGTAAAAGATCGTGTCTCTATTTTATTAGTAACACATGATCCTTTTTCAGCAAGCTATTGTCAAAGTATTTTGTTTATTAAAGATGGCGTAATTCACCAAGAACTTAAACGAGATGAGCAGACGCGAGAAGAATTTTATCGTGAAATTTTAGCGCTTCTAGCTGAACAGTAA
- a CDS encoding FtsX-like permease family protein, whose translation MLLKLSLTGIKGKLRDYLVLFSGLVMASAIFYMFESMATNKAFLESNSIISAVVMIFHLGSVLLAIITLVYILYANSFLMTMRQKDYAMFMMLGAKGRKIAQLIFVETLFIGLLATVVGSVFGVGLSVVVNQLLTKQLDVQVQHFSPFNTEALLITFVFFIILFLVSAVINAGSMVKKPILTLLRASETPTKSQRKNSILFIEALCGIAFLAVGYWMMTQANEVGLTALVIALVTIVLGTYLVFHGVLIFILQLLKRSDHLVLKKLNGFTFSQLSFRIQDYTRMLSMVAMLFALALGALTVGLGFRNEIPKMTEKTSPYDLVLNNAQKATQDEVEALKPIENTTYLQKEDDKTVYYLKDQFNSKPLTAVVYEKNTARKTKYDGNKLASDVQAMDGLRSLELPSQQTKEHQVVAQERFESLDLPVKQLQVVKVKDFLAALPQLKKLTVENEAINNKELSDSAAMGGLGQKVDAYIVFNGMFSGFEFMGFFLGIAFLTMLASCLMFKILSGANSDVRRYAMLNKIGTRKSLLKASLRKEIGILFLVPGILGVIHVLFGLQMFTTLLSEPYSGIAVPFTIFFVLYFLYYVLTVWLYSGIVLKKIK comes from the coding sequence ATGCTTTTGAAATTATCTCTTACAGGTATTAAAGGAAAATTACGGGATTATTTAGTTCTATTTTCCGGTTTAGTAATGGCTTCGGCGATATTTTATATGTTTGAATCAATGGCAACAAACAAAGCCTTTTTAGAAAGTAACTCGATTATTTCAGCTGTCGTGATGATTTTTCATCTTGGCTCAGTGTTACTCGCTATTATTACATTGGTTTATATTCTTTATGCCAATTCATTTTTGATGACAATGCGGCAAAAAGATTACGCGATGTTTATGATGTTGGGAGCAAAAGGACGTAAAATTGCGCAGCTAATCTTTGTAGAAACACTGTTTATTGGTCTTTTAGCGACAGTTGTGGGTTCCGTATTTGGGGTTGGGCTATCTGTTGTTGTTAATCAGTTATTAACAAAACAACTGGATGTTCAAGTACAGCACTTTTCCCCCTTTAATACCGAAGCTTTATTGATTACATTTGTCTTTTTCATCATTCTATTTTTAGTTTCGGCGGTGATTAACGCAGGTTCAATGGTAAAAAAACCAATTTTAACTTTATTGCGAGCCAGCGAAACTCCTACGAAAAGCCAACGAAAAAATAGTATATTATTTATCGAAGCTCTTTGCGGAATTGCATTTTTAGCAGTGGGGTATTGGATGATGACCCAAGCTAACGAAGTAGGATTGACAGCCTTAGTAATTGCTTTAGTTACGATTGTTTTGGGAACATATCTTGTCTTCCACGGTGTTCTAATTTTCATTTTACAGCTTTTAAAACGTTCCGACCACTTAGTTCTAAAAAAATTGAATGGCTTTACCTTTTCCCAATTAAGTTTCCGCATCCAAGATTATACGCGGATGTTGTCAATGGTAGCCATGTTATTTGCATTAGCTTTAGGAGCGTTGACGGTAGGGTTAGGTTTCCGCAATGAGATTCCTAAAATGACTGAAAAAACTTCACCTTATGATTTAGTATTAAATAATGCTCAAAAAGCGACGCAAGATGAAGTAGAGGCATTGAAACCAATTGAAAATACAACGTATTTGCAAAAAGAAGATGATAAAACTGTTTATTATCTAAAAGATCAATTTAATTCAAAACCTTTAACTGCTGTAGTTTATGAGAAAAATACAGCAAGAAAAACAAAATACGATGGTAACAAATTAGCATCTGATGTGCAGGCGATGGATGGCTTGCGTTCTTTAGAACTACCTAGCCAACAAACGAAAGAACATCAAGTTGTTGCACAGGAAAGGTTTGAATCACTTGATTTACCCGTAAAACAATTGCAAGTGGTAAAAGTGAAGGATTTCCTAGCAGCTTTACCACAATTGAAAAAATTAACAGTCGAAAATGAAGCGATAAATAATAAAGAATTGAGTGATTCTGCCGCAATGGGTGGACTTGGTCAAAAGGTGGACGCCTATATAGTTTTTAATGGGATGTTTTCTGGTTTTGAATTTATGGGCTTTTTCTTAGGCATTGCCTTTTTAACGATGCTAGCAAGCTGTTTAATGTTTAAAATCTTATCTGGAGCCAATAGTGATGTTCGCCGCTATGCAATGTTAAATAAAATAGGGACCCGTAAAAGTTTATTAAAAGCTTCTTTACGCAAAGAAATTGGGATTCTTTTTCTCGTACCTGGAATTCTTGGTGTAATTCATGTTCTGTTTGGTTTACAAATGTTCACGACTTTATTGAGTGAACCATATAGCGGGATTGCTGTTCCATTTACCATTTTCTTTGTCCTTTATTTTTTATATTATGTACTGACAGTTTGGCTATA